A single Gasterosteus aculeatus chromosome 2, fGasAcu3.hap1.1, whole genome shotgun sequence DNA region contains:
- the sarnp gene encoding SAP domain-containing ribonucleoprotein, which translates to MAEVIELQKLKLAELRQECEARGLETKGNKGELIARLQTYLDEHEDDVDVDDVLAEDAEDLDKVEDAINIKDEKTSESTEQEPPADKKVVKIAPPSSTGERLQKRAERFNMPATAESKKAIRAARFGESTENSNPAAGAVANSKAPVNVDQLKKRAERFGMNVSSVSQKIEEDEKLKKRKERFGVSAVAGAGSAEVEAKKMKRAERFGKV; encoded by the exons ATGGCGGAGGTGATAGAGCTGCAGAAACTGAAG CTGGCTGAGCTGAGGCAGGAGTGTGAGGCCCGAGGTCTGGAAACCAAGGGAAACAAAGGAGAGCTCATCGCTCGCCTGCAAACCTATCTGGATGAGCACG AGGATGACGTGGACGTGGATGACGTGCTGGCAGAGGATGCTGAG GACTTAGACAAAGTTGAGGATGCCATTAATATAAAAGACGAGAAGACTTCCGAGTCAACTGAGCAAGAGCC ACCTGCTGATAAGAAGGTGGTGAAAATAGCTCCTCCATCATCTACCGGTGAA AGACTACAGAAGAGGGCAGAACGTTTCAACATGCCTGCGACAGCTGAAAGCAAAAAGGCAATACGTGCAGCAAG GTTTGGTGAATCCACTGAGAACTCCAATCCCGCTGCAG GTGCCGTTGCAAACAGTAAAGCTCCT GTGAACGTTGATCAGCTGAAGAAGAGAGCGGAACGATTTGGCATGAACGTTTCATCCGTTTCACAAAAG ATTGAAGAGGATGAAAAGctgaaaaagagaaaggagcGATTCGGCGTCTCAGCGGTTGCCGGTGCAGGTTCAGCCGAAGTTGag GCGAAGAAAATGAAGCGTGCTGAAAGATTTGGAAAagtgtga
- the kansl2 gene encoding KAT8 regulatory NSL complex subunit 2 isoform X1 gives MNRIRIHVLPSSRNRVTQTSRSQEPQTCSFTQRPCSQPRLDGLDFCIKHILEDKTAPYKQCSYVSAKNGKRCPNAAPKVERKDGVTFCAEHARRNAMALRTQMRKASSGPSPESLLSQLSGYNRAETHSVDGGRSEASRVLDEDSLSEDEQGPLVLDQTWRGDPDSEADSVDSDHEDPLKHAGVYTAEEVALITREKLIRLQSLYIDQFKRLQHLLKEKKRRYLHNRKVEHDTLGSSLLTGPEGLSMKERENLKKLKALRRYRRRYGVEALLHRQLRERRQAVTEGASQPHSRTVHEKCISFGEGTRCTNPCLPMTRHCVAHIFQDSNQVLFKMCPGVKDVPCVSPVHMGQSDDPRCPLHLTLPPPMYQPEQEPPPQEQITTATRDMYLSAAELQPTESLPLEFSDDLDVEGDGMQGPPSPLQFDTALALEDQTIRAIAEGPMDILTGEDPDQGDLDASGQELSERDVDAILHDQVNSQPGAS, from the exons ATGAACAGAATACGAATTCATGTTTTGCCTTCGAGTCGCAACCGGGTGACCCAGACAAGTCGTTCTCAGGAGCCCCAGACGTGCTCCTTTACCCAGCGGCCGTGCTCTCAGCCCCGGCTTGACGGCCTGGACTTCTGCATCAAGCACATTTTGGAGGATAAGACTGCCCCGTACAAGCAGTGCAGCTACGTGTCTGCCAAGAACGGCAAGCGCTGCCCCAATGCCGCACCGAAAGTTGAGAGAAAAGATGG agTGACCTTTTGTGCAGAGCATGCTCGCAGGAATGCCATGGCCCTCAGAACTCAGATGAGAAAGGCGTCTTCCGGTCCGTCGCCAGAGTCACTTTTGTCCCAGCTGAGTGGATACAACCGAGCAGAGACTCACAGTGTTGACGGAGGTCGCTCTGAAGCTAGCCGTGTTTTAG ATGAGGACAGTCTGAGTGAGGATGAGCAGGGTCCGTTGGTTCTTGACCAGACATGGAGAGGAGACCCTGACAGTGAAGCAGACAGCGTTGACAGTGATCACGAGGATCCTCTGAA ACATGCAGGGGTTTACACAGCAGAGGAAGTGGCTCTCATCACGCGAGAGAAACTCATCAGGCTGCAGTCCCTTTACATCGACCAGTTCAAACGCTTGCAGCACCTGCTTAAAGAGAAAAAGCGGAGATACCTCCACAACCGCAAAGTGGAGCACGACACTCTTG GGAGCAGTCTGCTGACAGGGCCCGAAGGTCTGTccatgaaggagagagagaacctGAAGAAGCTCAAAGCGCTACGCCGATACCGTCGTCGGTACGGAGTTGAAGCCCTGCTGCACCGGCAGCTTAGGGAGAGGAGGCAGGCGGTGACAGAAGGAGCATCTCAG CCACACTCAAGAACCGTGCACGAGAAGTGCATCTCCTTCGGGGAGGGAACCCGATGTACCAACCCCTGCCTGCCCATGACCCGTCACTGCGTCGCAC ACATCTTCCAGGACAGCAATCAGGTGCTTTTCAAAATGTGCCCGGGCGTGAAAGATGTCCCCTGTGTCAGCCCCGTGCACATGGGTCAGTCGGACGATCCCCGCTGTCCCCTCCACCTCACCCTGCCTCCACCCATGTACCAGCCTGAGCAGGAACCCCCACCGCAGGAGCAGATCACCACTGCAACCAGAGACATGTATCTGAGCGCGGCAGAGCTTCagcccacagagagccttccgCTAGAGTTCAGTGAT GACCTGGATGTGGAAGGCGACGGTATGCAGGGTCCTCCGTCCCCCCTACAGTTTGACACGGCCCTGGCCCTGGAGGACCAGACCATCAGAGCCATCGCCGAGGGCCCGATGGACATCCTGACTGGAGAAGACCCGGACCAGGGGGACCTGGACGCCTCGGGACAGGAGCTCTCGGAAAGGGATGTGGATGCCATCTTGCATGACCAGGTTAACTCTCAACCAGGGGCGTCTTGA
- the ccnt1 gene encoding cyclin-T1 isoform X2, with product MAASFGSLPASCNNKWYYTRQQIDNSPSRRAGLDPDKELSYRQQAANLLQDMGQRLNVSQLTINTAIVYMHRFYMVQSFTRFHRNVISPAALFLAAKVEEQPRKLEHVIKVAHACLNPQDPPPDVRSDAYLQQAQDLVILESIILQTLAFEITIDHPHTHVVKCTQLVRASKDLAQTSYFMATNSLHLTTFCLQYSPPVVACVCIHLACKWSNWEIPVSTDGKHWWEYVDPTVTLELLDELTHEFLQILEKTPSRLKRIRNWKAGGQTPKAKPKVQEDGDQRDTMMSMISMASSESTVAGLMSLSAPPSASSSTSDKDRSEPGSAPTWSGKGQAGSDPQSNNEVHAPAKVSLSEYRAKNADVLAAQKRKLENMEASVKRDYANAAQALIGQQQPRKEKQHHQQSSSSSSDMSNPSPIILKIPLEKERHERTSLKMRFPLAGGGGGGQSGSARGQEQDIKVRIRVPEKQRGSSGEEGKSREKHRERSNHHHHHHHHHHSSTGASLSSSHKHSSGSSGTVGASKKVPSDSSRTSSSSSSASRKRTHSQDPAAGPHAGSKVSKSSRNPYQLASLSSSAGQTLGHGSDILPALGLPHHQGSYPHSKGDKTDTNGHGAAGGAQSNEYQDTFEMLNSLLSAQGVQPSQPSMFNYRSQFGEYRYSGGSRGSNHRPPPLPSEPPPPMPPLPK from the exons ATGGCGGCTTCGTTTGGTTCTCTCCCTGCAAGCTGTAATAACAAATGGTACTACACCCGACAACAGATCGACAACAGCCCATCTCGGCGAGCTGGACTTGATCCCGACAAGGAACTGTCCTACAGACAACAGGCGGCGAACCTGCTGCAGGACATGGGACAGCGGCTCAATGT GTCCCAACTCACCATAAACACAGCCATCGTGTACATGCATCGATTCTACATGGTCCAGTCGTTCACCAGATTTCACAGAAAT GTCATTTCTCCTGCCGCACTTTTCCTGGCTGCAAAGGTGGAGGAGCAGCCCCGAAAGCTGGAACATGTTATCAAGGTGGCCCATGCATGCCTCAATCCTCAGGACCCGCCACCAGATGTACGCAGTGAT GCCTACCTGCAACAAGCCCAAGACCTGGTCATTCTTGAGAGCATAATACTTCAGACCTTGG cttttgAAATCACCATTGACCATCCTCATACTCATGTTGTCAAGTGCACTCAGCTTGTCAGAG CGAGTAAGGATCTGGCTCAAACATCATACTTCATGGCGACTAACAG TCTGCACTTGACCACGTTCTGCCTGCAGTACAGTCCGCCGGTTGTGGCCTGCGTGTGCATCCACCTCGCCTGCAAATGGTCCAACTGGGAGATCCCTGTGTCGACAGATGGCAAACACTGGTGGGAGTATGTTGATCCCACAGTTACCCTCGAGCTCCTGGATG AACTCACACACGAGTTCCTGCAGATTTTGGAGAAAACACCCAGCCGGTTGAAACGGATTCGCAACTGGAAG GCCGGAGGTCAGACACCAAAAGCCAAGCCCAAAGTTCAGGAGGACGGGGACCAGAGGGACACCATGATGAGCATGATCTCAATGGCCTCATCAGAGAGCACCGTGGCGGGCTTGATGAGCCTCTCGGCTCCAccttccgcctcctcctccaccagtgaCAAAGACCGGAGTGAACCTGGTAGTGCTCCCACTTGGAGTGGAAAAGGTCAAGCCGGATCTGATCCACAGTCCAACAACGAGGTTCACGCTCCAGCTAAGGTGTCGCTGAGTGAGTACCGAGCCAAGAACGCGGATGTCCTTGCTGCCCAGAAGAGAAAGCTGGAGAACATGGAGGCCAGCGTGAAGAGGGACTATGCCAATGCTGCCCAGGCTCTCATTGGTCAGCAGCAGCCGAGGAAGGAGAAGCAGCATCACCAGCAGTCAAGCTCATCCTCGTCGGACATGTCCAACCCGTCGCCCATAATTCTGAAAATCCccctggagaaggagaggcaCGAGAGGACCTCTCTCAAAATGCGCTTCCCCCTcgctgggggagggggcggcgggcaAAGCGGCAGCGCCCGAGGTCAGGAACAGGACATCAAAGTTAGAATACGAGTGCCTGAGAAGCAACGGGGGAGCTCAGGAGAGGAGGGCAAGAGCAGGGAGAAGCACAGGGAACGATcgaaccaccaccaccatcaccaccaccaccaccattccTCCACGGGCGCTTCACTCTCCTCTTCACACAAACATTCTTCTGGGTCTAGTGGGACTGTTGGAGCCAGCAAAAAAGTCCCCAGCGACTCGTCTAGGACaagctcctcgtcctcctcggcgTCCCGTAAGAGGACGCACTCCCAAGACCCTGCAGCAGGCCCCCACGCTGGCTCCAAAGTCAGCAAGTCCTCCAGGAATCCCTACCAGCTAGCTTCCCTGTCTTCCTCCGCCGGGCAAACTCTGGGGCACGGCTCTGACATTCTCCCCGCCCTGGGCCTCCCCCACCACCAAGGGAGCTATCCGCACTCCAAAGGCGACAAGACGGACACCAACGGGCACGGTGCAGCCGGGGGGGCCCAGTCGAACGAGTACCAGGACACTTTTGAAATGCTGAACTCGCTCCTGAGCGCGCAGGGGGTCCAGCCGTCCCAGCCGTCCATGTTTAACTACAGATCCCAATTTGGGGAATACCGGTACAGCGGTGGCTCCAGGGGGAGCAACCACaggcccccacccctcccttcagAACCGCCTCCCCCAATGCCGCCGTTGCCCAAATAA
- the kansl2 gene encoding KAT8 regulatory NSL complex subunit 2 isoform X2: MNRIRIHVLPSSRNRVTQTSRSQEPQTCSFTQRPCSQPRLDGLDFCIKHILEDKTAPYKQCSYVSAKNGKRCPNAAPKVERKDGVTFCAEHARRNAMALRTQMRKASSGPSPESLLSQLSGYNRAETHSVDGGRSEASRVLDEDSLSEDEQGPLVLDQTWRGDPDSEADSVDSDHEDPLKHAGVYTAEEVALITREKLIRLQSLYIDQFKRLQHLLKEKKRRYLHNRKVEHDTLGSSLLTGPEGLSMKERENLKKLKALRRYRRRYGVEALLHRQLRERRQAVTEGASQPHSRTVHEKCISFGEGTRCTNPCLPMTRHCVAHIFQDSNQVLFKMCPGVKDVPCVSPVHMGQSDDPRCPLHLTLPPPMYQPEQEPPPQEQITTATRDMYLSAAELQPTESLPLEFSDVRRDDIPLSSDVYALY, translated from the exons ATGAACAGAATACGAATTCATGTTTTGCCTTCGAGTCGCAACCGGGTGACCCAGACAAGTCGTTCTCAGGAGCCCCAGACGTGCTCCTTTACCCAGCGGCCGTGCTCTCAGCCCCGGCTTGACGGCCTGGACTTCTGCATCAAGCACATTTTGGAGGATAAGACTGCCCCGTACAAGCAGTGCAGCTACGTGTCTGCCAAGAACGGCAAGCGCTGCCCCAATGCCGCACCGAAAGTTGAGAGAAAAGATGG agTGACCTTTTGTGCAGAGCATGCTCGCAGGAATGCCATGGCCCTCAGAACTCAGATGAGAAAGGCGTCTTCCGGTCCGTCGCCAGAGTCACTTTTGTCCCAGCTGAGTGGATACAACCGAGCAGAGACTCACAGTGTTGACGGAGGTCGCTCTGAAGCTAGCCGTGTTTTAG ATGAGGACAGTCTGAGTGAGGATGAGCAGGGTCCGTTGGTTCTTGACCAGACATGGAGAGGAGACCCTGACAGTGAAGCAGACAGCGTTGACAGTGATCACGAGGATCCTCTGAA ACATGCAGGGGTTTACACAGCAGAGGAAGTGGCTCTCATCACGCGAGAGAAACTCATCAGGCTGCAGTCCCTTTACATCGACCAGTTCAAACGCTTGCAGCACCTGCTTAAAGAGAAAAAGCGGAGATACCTCCACAACCGCAAAGTGGAGCACGACACTCTTG GGAGCAGTCTGCTGACAGGGCCCGAAGGTCTGTccatgaaggagagagagaacctGAAGAAGCTCAAAGCGCTACGCCGATACCGTCGTCGGTACGGAGTTGAAGCCCTGCTGCACCGGCAGCTTAGGGAGAGGAGGCAGGCGGTGACAGAAGGAGCATCTCAG CCACACTCAAGAACCGTGCACGAGAAGTGCATCTCCTTCGGGGAGGGAACCCGATGTACCAACCCCTGCCTGCCCATGACCCGTCACTGCGTCGCAC ACATCTTCCAGGACAGCAATCAGGTGCTTTTCAAAATGTGCCCGGGCGTGAAAGATGTCCCCTGTGTCAGCCCCGTGCACATGGGTCAGTCGGACGATCCCCGCTGTCCCCTCCACCTCACCCTGCCTCCACCCATGTACCAGCCTGAGCAGGAACCCCCACCGCAGGAGCAGATCACCACTGCAACCAGAGACATGTATCTGAGCGCGGCAGAGCTTCagcccacagagagccttccgCTAGAGTTCAGTGATGTACGTAGAGACGACATACCGCTGTCCTCTGATGTATATGCGTTGTATTAA
- the ccnt1 gene encoding cyclin-T1 isoform X1 — protein MAASFGSLPASCNNKWYYTRQQIDNSPSRRAGLDPDKELSYRQQAANLLQDMGQRLNVSQLTINTAIVYMHRFYMVQSFTRFHRNVISPAALFLAAKVEEQPRKLEHVIKVAHACLNPQDPPPDVRSDAYLQQAQDLVILESIILQTLAFEITIDHPHTHVVKCTQLVRVVPASKDLAQTSYFMATNSLHLTTFCLQYSPPVVACVCIHLACKWSNWEIPVSTDGKHWWEYVDPTVTLELLDELTHEFLQILEKTPSRLKRIRNWKAGGQTPKAKPKVQEDGDQRDTMMSMISMASSESTVAGLMSLSAPPSASSSTSDKDRSEPGSAPTWSGKGQAGSDPQSNNEVHAPAKVSLSEYRAKNADVLAAQKRKLENMEASVKRDYANAAQALIGQQQPRKEKQHHQQSSSSSSDMSNPSPIILKIPLEKERHERTSLKMRFPLAGGGGGGQSGSARGQEQDIKVRIRVPEKQRGSSGEEGKSREKHRERSNHHHHHHHHHHSSTGASLSSSHKHSSGSSGTVGASKKVPSDSSRTSSSSSSASRKRTHSQDPAAGPHAGSKVSKSSRNPYQLASLSSSAGQTLGHGSDILPALGLPHHQGSYPHSKGDKTDTNGHGAAGGAQSNEYQDTFEMLNSLLSAQGVQPSQPSMFNYRSQFGEYRYSGGSRGSNHRPPPLPSEPPPPMPPLPK, from the exons ATGGCGGCTTCGTTTGGTTCTCTCCCTGCAAGCTGTAATAACAAATGGTACTACACCCGACAACAGATCGACAACAGCCCATCTCGGCGAGCTGGACTTGATCCCGACAAGGAACTGTCCTACAGACAACAGGCGGCGAACCTGCTGCAGGACATGGGACAGCGGCTCAATGT GTCCCAACTCACCATAAACACAGCCATCGTGTACATGCATCGATTCTACATGGTCCAGTCGTTCACCAGATTTCACAGAAAT GTCATTTCTCCTGCCGCACTTTTCCTGGCTGCAAAGGTGGAGGAGCAGCCCCGAAAGCTGGAACATGTTATCAAGGTGGCCCATGCATGCCTCAATCCTCAGGACCCGCCACCAGATGTACGCAGTGAT GCCTACCTGCAACAAGCCCAAGACCTGGTCATTCTTGAGAGCATAATACTTCAGACCTTGG cttttgAAATCACCATTGACCATCCTCATACTCATGTTGTCAAGTGCACTCAGCTTGTCAGAG TTGTTCCAGCGAGTAAGGATCTGGCTCAAACATCATACTTCATGGCGACTAACAG TCTGCACTTGACCACGTTCTGCCTGCAGTACAGTCCGCCGGTTGTGGCCTGCGTGTGCATCCACCTCGCCTGCAAATGGTCCAACTGGGAGATCCCTGTGTCGACAGATGGCAAACACTGGTGGGAGTATGTTGATCCCACAGTTACCCTCGAGCTCCTGGATG AACTCACACACGAGTTCCTGCAGATTTTGGAGAAAACACCCAGCCGGTTGAAACGGATTCGCAACTGGAAG GCCGGAGGTCAGACACCAAAAGCCAAGCCCAAAGTTCAGGAGGACGGGGACCAGAGGGACACCATGATGAGCATGATCTCAATGGCCTCATCAGAGAGCACCGTGGCGGGCTTGATGAGCCTCTCGGCTCCAccttccgcctcctcctccaccagtgaCAAAGACCGGAGTGAACCTGGTAGTGCTCCCACTTGGAGTGGAAAAGGTCAAGCCGGATCTGATCCACAGTCCAACAACGAGGTTCACGCTCCAGCTAAGGTGTCGCTGAGTGAGTACCGAGCCAAGAACGCGGATGTCCTTGCTGCCCAGAAGAGAAAGCTGGAGAACATGGAGGCCAGCGTGAAGAGGGACTATGCCAATGCTGCCCAGGCTCTCATTGGTCAGCAGCAGCCGAGGAAGGAGAAGCAGCATCACCAGCAGTCAAGCTCATCCTCGTCGGACATGTCCAACCCGTCGCCCATAATTCTGAAAATCCccctggagaaggagaggcaCGAGAGGACCTCTCTCAAAATGCGCTTCCCCCTcgctgggggagggggcggcgggcaAAGCGGCAGCGCCCGAGGTCAGGAACAGGACATCAAAGTTAGAATACGAGTGCCTGAGAAGCAACGGGGGAGCTCAGGAGAGGAGGGCAAGAGCAGGGAGAAGCACAGGGAACGATcgaaccaccaccaccatcaccaccaccaccaccattccTCCACGGGCGCTTCACTCTCCTCTTCACACAAACATTCTTCTGGGTCTAGTGGGACTGTTGGAGCCAGCAAAAAAGTCCCCAGCGACTCGTCTAGGACaagctcctcgtcctcctcggcgTCCCGTAAGAGGACGCACTCCCAAGACCCTGCAGCAGGCCCCCACGCTGGCTCCAAAGTCAGCAAGTCCTCCAGGAATCCCTACCAGCTAGCTTCCCTGTCTTCCTCCGCCGGGCAAACTCTGGGGCACGGCTCTGACATTCTCCCCGCCCTGGGCCTCCCCCACCACCAAGGGAGCTATCCGCACTCCAAAGGCGACAAGACGGACACCAACGGGCACGGTGCAGCCGGGGGGGCCCAGTCGAACGAGTACCAGGACACTTTTGAAATGCTGAACTCGCTCCTGAGCGCGCAGGGGGTCCAGCCGTCCCAGCCGTCCATGTTTAACTACAGATCCCAATTTGGGGAATACCGGTACAGCGGTGGCTCCAGGGGGAGCAACCACaggcccccacccctcccttcagAACCGCCTCCCCCAATGCCGCCGTTGCCCAAATAA